One Microbacter margulisiae genomic window carries:
- a CDS encoding UDP-glucose dehydrogenase family protein: MNIAIIGTGYVGLVTGACFAEMGVQVTCVDVDETKIEQLKKGIIPIFEPGLDDMVSRNMKANRLHFTTSLLSVLDSVEVIFNAVGTPPGEDGSADMHYVYEVARTIGQHLSHYALVVTKSTVPVGTAQTVKAIIQEELDRREIEIPFDVASNPEFLKEGDALNDFMSPDRVVVGIESEQAKKLMTQLYRPFLLNNFRVIFMDIPSAEMTKYAANAMLATRISFMNEIANLCERVGADVNMVRKGISSDSRIGTKFLYSGIGYGGSCFPKDVRALIRTAHKQGCSMNILESVDAVNEQQKSILFKKFAAIFEGTNIENKTVAIWGLAFKPNTDDMREAPSLILIRQLVEAGCHIKIFDPIAMSNAKEVLTRELTERQQQQIYFSKDIYDTVNDTDTLMLVTEWKEFRMPNWQIIKKLMKKPIVLDGRNIYDKKEVIDAGFHYEGIGV, encoded by the coding sequence ATGAATATTGCAATTATTGGAACCGGATATGTTGGTCTTGTTACAGGAGCGTGTTTTGCCGAAATGGGAGTACAAGTAACGTGTGTTGATGTAGACGAAACAAAAATCGAACAACTCAAGAAGGGCATTATTCCTATTTTTGAGCCAGGACTTGACGATATGGTTAGCAGAAACATGAAAGCTAATCGGTTACATTTTACAACCTCCTTACTTTCCGTGCTGGATTCTGTAGAAGTTATTTTCAATGCCGTTGGTACTCCTCCGGGTGAAGATGGAAGTGCAGATATGCATTATGTGTATGAGGTTGCACGAACTATTGGACAACACTTATCTCATTATGCTTTAGTAGTTACTAAAAGTACGGTACCTGTAGGAACGGCGCAAACTGTAAAAGCTATCATTCAGGAAGAACTGGACAGAAGAGAAATAGAAATTCCGTTTGATGTCGCTTCAAATCCCGAATTTTTAAAAGAAGGTGATGCTCTCAACGACTTTATGAGCCCGGACAGAGTAGTGGTTGGCATCGAATCAGAACAAGCCAAGAAACTGATGACGCAACTTTACAGACCTTTTTTATTAAACAATTTCCGAGTTATTTTCATGGATATTCCTTCTGCAGAAATGACAAAATATGCTGCCAATGCAATGTTGGCAACACGTATTAGTTTCATGAATGAAATAGCAAATCTATGTGAACGAGTGGGAGCGGATGTCAATATGGTGCGGAAAGGTATTAGCAGTGATAGTCGTATCGGTACTAAATTTCTTTATTCAGGAATCGGCTATGGAGGCTCTTGCTTTCCAAAAGATGTTAGAGCCCTCATTAGAACTGCTCATAAACAGGGGTGTTCGATGAATATTCTGGAGTCTGTTGATGCTGTCAACGAACAACAAAAATCGATATTATTCAAAAAGTTTGCTGCTATATTTGAAGGTACAAATATAGAAAATAAAACAGTGGCTATCTGGGGTTTAGCATTCAAGCCTAACACTGACGATATGCGCGAAGCTCCTTCTTTGATATTAATTCGCCAACTAGTCGAAGCGGGCTGTCATATCAAGATTTTTGATCCTATTGCTATGTCAAATGCAAAAGAAGTTCTTACCAGGGAATTAACAGAACGGCAACAACAGCAAATATATTTTTCAAAAGATATTTATGACACTGTAAATGATACAGATACATTAATGTTAGTAACTGAATGGAAGGAATTCAGAATGCCAAATTGGCAGATTATTAAAAAGCTTATGAAAAAACCGATTGTCTTGGATGGAAGAAACATTTATGACAAGAAAGAAGTTATAGATGCAGGCTTTCACTACGAAGGAATCGGAGTATAA
- a CDS encoding YhcH/YjgK/YiaL family protein, protein MRIILIATFMLVAWCNGVAQQSTVHCQSTSEKQDYDWVLHYFVIAGFHALPAPSVDISMLYHHIKQHPNRWKTVCNFLIHNDLSKLPLGVKVLSDKVFVNVQEYTTRDPGVQHLEAHRKYIDFQYVVSGRELMGSGKLADAKDVVPYNSKKDAGNYTLPIFPYYVATPEYFFVFFPSQVHLTNIQFGDKALVRKLVFKVMYK, encoded by the coding sequence ATGCGTATAATACTTATAGCAACATTCATGCTTGTAGCATGGTGCAATGGTGTCGCTCAGCAATCGACGGTACATTGTCAGTCAACATCGGAGAAACAAGACTATGACTGGGTACTACATTATTTCGTTATTGCCGGATTTCATGCATTACCAGCTCCTTCTGTTGATATTTCAATGCTTTACCATCACATCAAACAACATCCTAACCGATGGAAAACTGTGTGTAATTTTTTGATTCACAACGATTTATCAAAACTACCACTTGGAGTAAAAGTTCTGAGTGATAAAGTTTTTGTAAATGTTCAAGAGTATACTACTCGTGATCCTGGGGTTCAGCATCTTGAAGCTCATAGAAAATATATTGATTTTCAATATGTTGTTTCAGGAAGAGAATTAATGGGAAGTGGAAAACTGGCTGATGCTAAAGATGTAGTTCCTTATAACTCCAAAAAAGATGCAGGCAATTATACGTTACCCATTTTTCCTTATTATGTAGCTACTCCCGAATATTTCTTTGTTTTTTTTCCCAGTCAGGTTCATTTGACTAATATTCAATTTGGAGACAAGGCGTTGGTACGAAAATTGGTATTTAAAGTTATGTATAAATAA
- a CDS encoding nitroreductase family protein, producing the protein MKRFLDLVAERQSDRDYDTRPVEQEKLERIYEAARLSPSACNAQPWKIIVVDKPEIRYAIADAASNKIVGINHFTKKAPVQLVIVEEKANLLSSFGSWSQHKHYPHLDLGILAAHIILAATDEGLGSCVIGWFNEQKIKDILHIPNSKRVLMVILLGYSTQSHRTKKRKSLSEILSFNTY; encoded by the coding sequence ATGAAACGGTTTTTGGATCTTGTAGCTGAACGCCAGAGCGATAGAGATTATGATACCCGTCCGGTAGAACAGGAAAAACTGGAGCGGATTTATGAAGCAGCCCGTTTGTCTCCTTCAGCATGTAATGCACAACCATGGAAAATTATCGTTGTAGATAAACCAGAAATAAGGTACGCTATTGCTGATGCAGCTTCCAATAAAATTGTAGGAATCAATCATTTTACAAAAAAAGCGCCTGTTCAGTTGGTTATTGTAGAAGAAAAAGCCAATCTGCTTTCGTCATTCGGAAGCTGGTCGCAACATAAGCATTACCCACATCTTGATTTAGGTATTCTTGCTGCACACATCATTTTGGCAGCAACTGACGAAGGATTGGGATCATGTGTCATTGGTTGGTTTAATGAGCAAAAAATTAAAGATATACTACACATCCCGAATTCAAAACGAGTATTGATGGTTATTTTACTTGGCTACTCTACGCAATCCCATCGAACAAAAAAGAGAAAATCTCTTTCGGAGATTCTCTCTTTCAATACCTATTAG